DNA sequence from the Sandaracinaceae bacterium genome:
CCCGACGAGACCCTTCGGCTGCGCGCGCACGTGCTGGTGGCCGAGACGGCCGACGAGCGCCGCATGGGCCTCGTCGGTCGCCGCGAGATGGCCGAAGGGGAAGGGCTCCTGCTGCTCTTTCCCTTGGAGGGCGAGGTGTGCATCACCAACGCGGAGGTCGTCTTCCCCATCGACGCCGTGTTTGCGGACGCGCTCGGCCGGGTCGTCGCGGTCGAGCGCTCCATCGCCGCGGGGGATCCGTCACTGCGCTGCCACGCACCCGTCCTCACGGTGCTCGAGCTGACGAGCGGGGCGGCCCTTTCGGTGCAGCCCCACGACGTGCTAGAGCGTCGGCCATGATGAAGCACCCCGCGCGGCGTGACCGACCCCTCGACCGCTCTCCGCACGCGGTTCCAGCTGGCGCGCTCTGCCGCGTAGCGTTGGCGGCGTTGGCGCTGTGCCTGTTCGCCTGCGGCAAGTCCGACGGGAACTTCTCCCCGTGTGTGGCGTCGCCCGACTGCAGCGGTGGGCGTCAGTGCTTCACGCTCAACAGCGGCGCGGGCGTGTGCCTTGGGACGTGCGCGGCAGAGCAAGCGCTGTGCGACGGCGGCGAGGCGTGCGTCCCCCCGACCGCTGCCGACGGCGACTGGGTCTGCCTGCCTGGGGGGAACGTGGCCATCGGGGGGGCGTGCAACCGCAGCGTGGACTGTGACCTGGGTGGCGTCTGCGTCACCGACGCCACGATCACCGTGTGTCGGCGGGCGTGCGACCCGCGTGCGCCCATCTGCGCCGCCGGGACGCAGTGCAGTGCGTGGAGCGACACCCGCGGCTACTGCGCGCAGATCCCCGTGGCCCCCGACATGGGCACGACGGCCGTGGACGGCGGTTGAGCGCGAGGGACGAAAGAAGTCCTTCCCCTCGACTCCCCGTTTTCACTATCATCCTCCGCATGGTCGACACCCAGGCTGCCCTCGACGCCGCGCGGAGCTACCTCCGCACCCATCCAGAAGAACTCGGCCGCGCCGTGAAGAGCGCGCTCGGACTGCGCGTGGGGGTCCCCATCGTCGCGCTACGTTGGCTCGTGAAGCAGGCCGAGAAGGAGGGGAAGCTCGAGGACATCAAGCTCGACGCCGTCCCCCCCGGGCTGCAGTTCGGGGCCAGCGTGGACCTCATGCAGACGCCCATCCGAGCCTCCGCCACGCTCTACATCGACAAGGTCACCTTCTCGGACGAAGAGCTGACGGTGGCACTGCGTGTCGAGAACATCTCACTCAAGGTCACGGGGCCCAGTAAGTCGCCGGTCGGCGCGCTCATCCAGAGCGGGGCGCTCGACCTGTCCAATCCGGGGACGCTGCTGGCCTACATGCCCGAACGCCCGCCTGTCATCGCCGAGGCCAACGGGAACCGCCTCGTGATCGATCTCATGCGGGACCCCAAGCTGGGCAAGAACCCGCTGGTGCGTCGCGGGGTGGCGATCCTCACGTCGTTCGTGACGCTGCACTCGGTCGAGACGGACCCGGGGCACGTGGACGTCGCGTTCCGCGCGCTCCCCACGGGCATCCGTGGGGCGGTCACCTCCGTCCGTCGCAACCTGGTGCTCCCTGCCTTTGGGCGCCTGCTGCCGCGAGGCCGCTGACCGTGGCCCGCTGCCGGGAGTGCGGGGAGGACGTGGATGAGCTGGTCGCGGTCAAGGTCGACGGCAAGACCCGCAAGGTGTGCGAGGAGTGCGTCGACCGCCTGCGCGAAGAGCACGAGATCGCCGAGATGAGCGAGGGGGTCGTGCAGGGCATGATGGGCTTCAAGGGGCGGCGCTGAGCGCACCTCGCGCGGCCTACACGGGTCTCCGCACGTGACACGCCGTCCACGCCCGCAGGACGCCCCCGTCGCGAGCAGACGTCGTACGCTCGTTCACGCCGCTGGCGGGGGCGCTTGTTGGGGGATGACCCCCGGGTCGCGCACCTGCGATGGTGCGGGGCTCGGCGGGGGCTCGGGGACGGGCTCCTGCACGGCCTCGTCACGCGACGTTGGACGCGTGGCTCGGCGCAGCGCGCGCAGCTCCTCTTCGGCGGTCCGGCGCGCCTGCTCCGCTTCATCGCGTTCACTCGCGAGGCGCACCTGTTCGCGTTGGAGGCGCGCGACGCTCGCCGCGAGTGCCTCGGCGCGCACCCTCTCTGCCGCGACGAGGTCGGCGTTGGTGTCCGCCCGAGCGCGCGCCTCGGCCTCGGCGGCGCGACTGTCCCGCAGCGAGCGCCGCGTGTCCTCGTGGGCGACCTGTTGCGTCTGCAGCTCTTGCCGTCGTTCGTCCAGGCGCTGCCCCAGCGTGCCGACCTGGGCCTGCGCTGCCTGCAGCTCGCGCTCCAGGTTCGCCACGCGCTCCCGTCGCTCACCCAGCGCGCTCGTCAGCGCCGCCGCCTGGTTCGAGAGTTCGTCGACCGTGCCGCTCAGGGCCGCCACACGTGCTTCGCTCGTGGTGAGGCGGTGGCTGTTCGCCGCGAGGCTGGCCTGTAGCTCTTGGCGCGTGAACGCGCCCTCTTGCACCCGCCCACGCAGCTGCTCGACGTGCGCTTCGGTCTCCACCAGGCTGCCGCGCAACGACTCCGCGGTGCGCTCGGCCTGCTGCACTGCCATGGCTCGGCTGAGCTCGCGCTGCTGGACGTGTTGATACGTCAGGCCAGCGGCCAGGGTCACCATCAGCGTCAGCGGGAGGGCCACCGCCAGCGCCCTACGACGTCGGGCGCGTCGGCGCTCGGGCAGCGTCAGGATGGACAGCTCCTCGGCCAGCTCGGCGGCCGTCGGGCGCTCGTCGGGGTCGAACGCCATCCAGCGACGCAGCGACGCGTCGAGGAAGTGCAGCTGCGGGTTGCGCGGCAGCTCGGGCACGTCACGGGCGCGTGCCTCGATGAACGTCTCGACGGCGTTCGCGGGGATGTCCTCTTGGGTGCTGGGCTCGAGCGCGTTCCGCAGCGCGAGCGCCAGGGCGAACACGTCGGCGGCGTGCCCCACGGGTGGCTTGTCGGGCACGGAGGCGAACTGACACGCCACCTCGGGCGCGAAGTAGTTCGGCGTACCCGCGAAGATCATCTCCGCGTCCTCCGCCGCGACGCCCAAGTCCAGTAGGACAGGGAGGGGGTCCGTGTCCCCGGGCAGGTTGGCGAGGAAGATGTTCTCCGGCTTGATGTCCTGATGCCGGATACCCCGAGCGTGCATGGACGCCAGGGCGCGGGCGAGCGGCTCGAAGATGGCGCGCGCCTCCTGTCGCGTCAGGGGGTCACGCTCGATGCGGTCCTCGAGCGTCTCCCCCTCGTACCAGGGCATCACGAACCATAGGCGCCCTTCGTGCCATCCGTGATCCTTGAACTGCACCACGGACGGGTGGAACACGGACGCGATCAGCCGCAGCTCGCGCAGCGCGCGCTCCCGTTCTTCCTCCGAGGGCGACGGCTGGTGCAACAGCTTCAGCGCGACGACATGACCGCGCACCTCCGTGTCTCGGGCCCGGTAGACGTCCCCGAACGCGCCGCTCCCCACGCGCGCCTCGATCGCGTAGCGCCCCGCGATCACGCGGCCGGTCATCGACCGCGGTGGGCCGCCGAGCGCTGCGGCATCGACGGTCGGGGCGGCGATCCCGTCAGCGCCCGTGGGCTCGTCGGGCAATTCCAGCGCGAACGCGTGGAGCAACAGCGTCTCGAGCCCCGTGTGCCGCAGGCTGGCGCTCGCGACGCGCGCCCGTGCGAGCTGTGTGGCGGAGGCCAGACGCAGCTCGACCTCCTGCAGCGGGAGCGCGAGCACGGCCGCGATCTCGAGTGGCTGTAGCTCTCTGGCGTAGTGCAGCTCCAGCAGCTCCGCGTCTTCGCGCGGGAGCGCTCGCAACGCGCCGAGCGTGTGCGCCTGCTCGGGGTCTCCCGAGCGGAACGGCATGCGCTCCACCGTGGGGTGCTCGAAGCCCTCTGCCGCCAGCTCGTCTGCCGCGCGTCGCGCCAGGCGATACAGCTGCGCGCGGATGCCGGGCGGCGCCAGCAACTCCTCACTACGCGCTGCGGCGACGAGCGCCCGTACCCGCGTCATCACCCGACGACCGGCGTGCTCGCTGCGCAGCCTGAGGGTGACGTATTGACGCACCGCGCCCGCATAGTGCTGCACCGCGCGGCCGTGGAGGACGTCGACCACCGTCTGCTGACGTCGCGTGGCGATGGACTCGGCTGCGCGCTTCAGCACGGCGGACGGGGCGTGGGGACGCTCGGCGCGAGCGACCAGCGGGATGGGCTGAGTAGACACGGCGTCTCAGTGTCAGTTCATGTGTGCCTGTTGTCTACATTTCCGCCGAGGGGCATGGTGCCTCCCCTCTCTCGGATCCGCGCCGGCACGCTGTGACACGAGACGGCTAGCCGTCGGCGCCCAGCGCCAGACGCAGCCACGCGACGATCACCAGAGCGCAGATGACGTTCAGGACCAGGCCCACGCGCATCATCGTCGTCTGACGGACCGCCCCGGTCGCGAACACCACGGCGTTGGGGCCCGTGGCGATGGGAAGCATGAAGGCGCAGCTGGCTGCGAGCCCGACCGCCATGGCGGGTGGCACGGGTGATACGTCGAGCTGCGTGGCGGCGGCAATCACGAGGGGAACCACGATGTTCGCGGCCGCAGTGTTCGAGCACGTCTCCGTGAAGAACACGGTGAATACGGCGGCGCAGGCGGTCAGCGTCCATAGGTCTTGGACCCCGGTCAGGACCAAGAAGCGTTCGCTGAGCGCGCGCGCCAGGCCCGTCTCGATCATCTGCGTTCCGAGCGCGATACCTCCGCCGAACAGCAAGATGAGGCCCCACTCGATGCGCGTCGCGTCTTCCCACGGCAGCACGGGCTGGCCTTGGTCGTCCTTGGACGCGAAGAGGGGCAACGACGCGAGCACCGCCACCACCCCACCCGGCAACGCGCGCGCCACCTCCGCGTGCCCCGGGAGCTCCGCTGCCCGCATCACGCCCGGGAGAATCCACCCGACCGCAGCCAGGACGAAGCTCACCGCGGTCACTCGTTCGGCGCGAGACCACGGCACGTTGGGTGTCGGGCTGGGTGCGGTCTGCGCGGTCGCGGGCAGCTGCAGTGCCAGCACGCCATACACCGCTGCGGCCAGGACGAGCGCCATGGGCAGGCCCAGCGCCAGCCACTCGAGGAACCCGAAGTGCGTGCCTTCGCTCGTCAGCAGCCGCGCGGTGATCAGGTTCGGGGGGCTCCCGACCAGCGTGCCCAGGCCTCCGATCGAACTCGCGTAGGCCACCGCGAGCAGGCTCCCCTCCGAGCTGCGCGAGGCCCCTCGGGGTTCATTCGCTCCAGCCCCGAGGAGGATCGGGACGAGGATTGCTGCCGACGCCGTGTTGCTGACCCACATCGAGAGCACCACGGCCGCGCACACGAAGCCCAGGCGCACACGGGCGGCGCTGCCCTGCACCCATCGCGCCCGCACGATGCCACCTGCGATACGGAGGTCCAAGCCGTGGCGTGTCATGGCGTGTGCGATGAAGAAGCCGCCCACGAACAAGAACAACAACGGATCCGCGAACGACGCGAAGGCGGTCACCTGGTCCGTGATGCCCAACAAGACCAGCCCCGCCGGGATGAGCAGCGCAGTCACAGCGATGGGCAGCGCCTCGCTGACCCACAACACGATCACCGCCAGGAACAGCGCCAGCAGCCGGTGTGCCCGCGCTTCCAGTGATAGAGGGAGCAGCAGGACGAGCACGAACGCTCCAGCCGCGAAGGCAGCGGCGAAGACACCGCGGCGCGGCGGTTTCAGCGAAAGAGCGTTCATGGTTTCGCAGCTCGACCAATCGGAATATCGTTTGTCCAGAGCGGGAGCGGCATGATACCGTGCCGACTGCGTATTGCTTCGCCGAGGTGGTCATGAGAGTCAATCCGATGCGTACTTCCCTTGCCCTGCTGGGCCTCCTGTGCTTGACGATGTTCGTCAGCGCGTGCGCCACGGGCAAAGGCCCCGAGTCAGACGGGGGGACCACGGACCTCGGGAACACCGACATGGGGACCTTGGACATGGGGCCGGCGGACCAGGGCATGCCCCAGATCTGCGAGGCGTGCTTCGATACCAGCGCGTGCCAGACGGACTTCGAGTGCCAGACGATCGACGACGCGACGGGTCAGCGCGCGTGCCTCCCCACCTGCGGACGCACCGAGTTCGACTCGTGTCCCGTGGCTGGGCGTGTGTCGGGCCCGAGGGCTCAGGGGTGTGTTTCCCCGCACGTGGTTGCTGCACCATCGGCCGTGAGGGCCGGGCCTGCGAAGGCCGCGGCGAGTGCGGCGCGGGCGAGATCGAGTGCGACGAGAACGGCGGTGCGCGTTGCTCCACGGAGCCCGGCGGCAGCGCAGACGAGAGCGTCGCGGAGCTGTGCAACGGCCTCGACGACGACTGCGACGGCGAGATCGACGAGGACTTCCTGGTCGGCGACCCCTGCGACGGAACCGGTGCGTGCGGCGCGGGTACGATCCAGTGCAACAGCATGGACGCGACCATGATGACCGCCGTGTGCTCCACCGAGCCCGGCGGCTCCCAGAACCAGGCGCTGCCCAACGACGCGCTCTGCAACGGCATCGACGACGACTGCGATGGTCAGACGGACGAGGACCGTGGCGTGGGCATGGTGTGCGATGGCGCGGGGCTCTGCGGCGAAGGGTTCCTGGAGTGTGCGAGCCTGAACACCACGCGTTGCTCCACCGACCCCGGTGGCAGCGCGAACATGGGCGGCAACCAGGACCCCTGCGACCAGCAGGACAACGACTGCGACGGCAACACGGACGAGGGCTTCAACACGGGCGTCGCATGTCCCGGCATCGGCGCCTGCGGCGCGGGCTTGGTCGAGTGCGCCACCACCACCAGCACGCGCTGCTCGACGCACCCAGGCGGGTCTCAGTTCACGGGCGCCGCCAACGACATGAGCTGCAACGGCGTGGATGATGACTGCGACACACGTGTGGACGAGGACCTCGGGGTCGGACAGCCCTGTGACCCGCCGGGCGTTTGCGGTCCGGGCGTGTTCGAGTGCGCCAGCATGAGCGGGACGCGTTGCTCGACGGGTCCCGGGGGCTCGAACTCGGGCGTCCAGACCGAGGTGTGCAACGGCGTCAACGACGACTGCGATGGCGCCACGGACGAGGGCTTCAACGTCGGTGGAGCGTGCACTGCGCCTGGCCAGTGCGGTCCGGGCGTCTTCGAGTGCAATGGCAGTGGTGGCACCCGCTGCTCGAGCGGCCCAGGGGGCTCCAACTCGCAGGTCCAGCCCGAGGTCTGCAACGGCCTGGACGACGACTGTGCGAACGGAATCGACAACGGCGCTGCCTCGGTGCTCTGTCCGACGTCCGTCTCCAACACCAGCTCGACCGTCTGCAACGGCGTTGCGGGCTGCGCCATCATGAACTGCAACCCGAACTTCTTCGATGCGGACGGCGTCTACTCGAACGGCTGCGAGTGCAACGACACCGAGGCCGGCTCAGACGCCAGCTGCACGGCGAGCACGTTCGACGCCGACCTGGCGCTGAACCAGGTGGCCATGTTGACGGGCGTCATCTCGACGGGCTCGGACGACGATTGGTACCGCGTCCGGGCGACGGGCGGCGTGACGAGCGGCGTTGACATCACCTTCGGTAGCAACCCTGGAAGCGCTCTCCGTTTCGAAGTCGACCAGGACGGCTGCACGGTGAACCCGAGCTGCGGCTCTGGCACCAACCTCACGCAGCTCACCCGCAACAACTGCGGCGCGAACCTCACGGGGACCGTGTCGTGCAACAACACCGGCTCGCACGAATACTACATCCGCGTCCACCGCGCGTCGGGCAGCTCGGCGACTTGTGTGCCCTACACGATCGTGGTGCGCGCGGCCTCGACGAACCCCTGAGTGCGCGGTGGGGCCCTCGCGCTAGCAGCCCGCTGGAGCAGCCCGCTTTTCATCGCGCCGGCAACCGAGGCTCCCTCGCCGTACGGTGAGGGAGCGGAACCTCGATGGTTCTGCGACCGAAGGGGGCGGCAGGTGGGCCTGGGGCTGCCAGCGTGTGGAAGGGAGCGTTCGAGAACGGGCCGCTAGCGTTCGTGCTAGCGGGGCGGGACCATCGGGTGCTACGCGAGCTGGGTGGGGAGCACGGGTGCAGCGAGGACACATGCGTCCTGCAGGCGCCCCAGCGCCCCACGGAGTCGCGCGCCCGTGTCGGTCCACTGTCCGAGCCGATAGAGGGTCCGCAGACCATCCGCGTTGGACGCGAGGACGGCTTCGCGGCGCGCGGCGAATGGCTCCGTTCGGGAGAGGGGGTGGTCGGCCTCGGCGAGGCCGCGGTGCAGCGCCGCGACGGGCACGAACGCGTGGACAGCGAGCAACACGCCCATCAGCGGCCGCAGGTCGTCCCGCACCGGTGAGGTCGTCCACTCGGACCGCCCGTTGAGCAGCACCACATCCTGCCACAGCAGGGCGTTGAGCTTCCCGTGCTGTGTCTCGTGCACGATCGCCTCGGCCAACGTCAGCACATCGGGATGGAGCGTCATGTAGATCAGCCCAGGCGCCTCGGTGTACGACGCCGACAAGTGCCGCTCGGGGTGGAAGCCCACGGGCACGACGCGTCGCAACGTGTGTTGCAGCTCGGCGAAGTGGGCAGGGAGACCGACCTCGATGAGCTCGAGCGCCGCGTCGAGCGCGTCGCACCACTCCGTGACGTCTCGTCCAGCCAGGTCCGTGGCGTTTCCGTGCTTGGACGGGTGCTCTTCGAGCGACCAGAGTGGATTCGTGTCATGGACGCAGAGGTGTCCACGCCGCAGCGGTGCGTGGCGTTCCCCCGGTGCCGGGCCCTCCGCGAGCTGCGGCAAAGTCGTCCAGCCGGCGCCGAGGTCCACGCGCAGCCCTTCGGAGTCCAGGCGGAGGGCGCGGACCCCAGCTGCCCGTAGTGGGCCGAGGGGATGCGTGAGGGTCGTGAGTGGATCGCCCAGCACGCGGTAGTGCAGGGCGGCCGCGGGGCGCACGCCAGCGCCGTCGAGGCCGACCAGCAG
Encoded proteins:
- a CDS encoding SLC13/DASS family transporter: MNALSLKPPRRGVFAAAFAAGAFVLVLLLPLSLEARAHRLLALFLAVIVLWVSEALPIAVTALLIPAGLVLLGITDQVTAFASFADPLLFLFVGGFFIAHAMTRHGLDLRIAGGIVRARWVQGSAARVRLGFVCAAVVLSMWVSNTASAAILVPILLGAGANEPRGASRSSEGSLLAVAYASSIGGLGTLVGSPPNLITARLLTSEGTHFGFLEWLALGLPMALVLAAAVYGVLALQLPATAQTAPSPTPNVPWSRAERVTAVSFVLAAVGWILPGVMRAAELPGHAEVARALPGGVVAVLASLPLFASKDDQGQPVLPWEDATRIEWGLILLFGGGIALGTQMIETGLARALSERFLVLTGVQDLWTLTACAAVFTVFFTETCSNTAAANIVVPLVIAAATQLDVSPVPPAMAVGLAASCAFMLPIATGPNAVVFATGAVRQTTMMRVGLVLNVICALVIVAWLRLALGADG
- a CDS encoding protein kinase, whose protein sequence is MSTQPIPLVARAERPHAPSAVLKRAAESIATRRQQTVVDVLHGRAVQHYAGAVRQYVTLRLRSEHAGRRVMTRVRALVAAARSEELLAPPGIRAQLYRLARRAADELAAEGFEHPTVERMPFRSGDPEQAHTLGALRALPREDAELLELHYARELQPLEIAAVLALPLQEVELRLASATQLARARVASASLRHTGLETLLLHAFALELPDEPTGADGIAAPTVDAAALGGPPRSMTGRVIAGRYAIEARVGSGAFGDVYRARDTEVRGHVVALKLLHQPSPSEEERERALRELRLIASVFHPSVVQFKDHGWHEGRLWFVMPWYEGETLEDRIERDPLTRQEARAIFEPLARALASMHARGIRHQDIKPENIFLANLPGDTDPLPVLLDLGVAAEDAEMIFAGTPNYFAPEVACQFASVPDKPPVGHAADVFALALALRNALEPSTQEDIPANAVETFIEARARDVPELPRNPQLHFLDASLRRWMAFDPDERPTAAELAEELSILTLPERRRARRRRALAVALPLTLMVTLAAGLTYQHVQQRELSRAMAVQQAERTAESLRGSLVETEAHVEQLRGRVQEGAFTRQELQASLAANSHRLTTSEARVAALSGTVDELSNQAAALTSALGERRERVANLERELQAAQAQVGTLGQRLDERRQELQTQQVAHEDTRRSLRDSRAAEAEARARADTNADLVAAERVRAEALAASVARLQREQVRLASERDEAEQARRTAEEELRALRRATRPTSRDEAVQEPVPEPPPSPAPSQVRDPGVIPQQAPPPAA
- a CDS encoding DUF192 domain-containing protein; this translates as MARLLGACVAGVGVLLMGCEGMPAVTIHGPDETLRLRAHVLVAETADERRMGLVGRREMAEGEGLLLLFPLEGEVCITNAEVVFPIDAVFADALGRVVAVERSIAAGDPSLRCHAPVLTVLELTSGAALSVQPHDVLERRP